ACCGTGGTGCGCTCGATCTCGGCCGGGTTCATCTGGCTGGCGATGGCGCGCTTCCAGACGATCTCGTAGAGCCGCGCCTGGTCGGCATCGAGATATTTGCGCACGGCTCCCGGGGTGCGGCGGAAGTCGGTCGGGCGGATCGCCTCGTGGGCTTCCTGTGCGTTCTTGGCCTTGGTCGAATAGTAGCGCGGCTTTTCCGGCAGGTACTTTTCGCCGAACTCGGCGCCGATGGCCGAGCGCGCGGCGGCGATCGCCTCCGGCGCCATCTGCACGCCGTCGGTTCGCATATAGGTGATGAGGCCGACGGTCTCACCGCCGACATCCGCGCCCTCATAGAGTCGCTGCGCCACCTGCATGGTGCGCGAGGCGGAGAAGCCGAGCTGCGAGGACGCCGCCTGCTGGAGCGTCGAGGTGGTGAAGGGCGGGGCGGGGTTGCGCTTCGTCGGCCTGGCGTCGACCGACAGCGCCCTGAACGCCGCGCCCTCCAGCATCGCCTTGATGCCGGCGGCCTGCTCGCCGGTCTTGATGTCGAGCTTCTGGAGGCGCTTGCCCTCGAAACCGGTCAGCCTCGCCTCGAAATCCTCGGCGCGCGGCGTGGCGAGAAGGGCTGCGATCTGCCAGTACTCCTCGCGCACGAAACGCTCGATCTCGGCCTCGCGGTCGCAGACGAGCCTGAGCGCCACCGACTGCACGCGGCCCGCCGAGCGGGCGCCCGGCAGCTTGCGCCACAGCACCGGCGAGAGCGTGAAGCCGACGAGATAGTCGAGCGCGCGGCGGGCGAGATAGGCGTCGACCAGCGGCGCGTCGATGTCGCGCGGGTTGGCCATCGCGTCGAGCACCGACTGCTTGGTGATGGCGTTGAAGACGACGCGCCGCACCGGCTTGTCCTTCAGCACCTTCTTCTGGCGCAGCACGTCGAGCACATGCCACGAGATCGCCTCGCCCTCGCGGTCGGGGTCGGTGGCGAGGATCAGCGAATCCGCATCCTTCACCGCCTTGGCGATGTCGCCGAGCCGCTTGGAGGAGGGGCCGTCCACCTCCCACGACATGGCGAAGTCGTCATCCGGCCGGACCGAGCCGTCCTTGGCCGGCAGGTCGCGGACATGGCCGAAGGAGGCCAGAACCTTGTAGTTCGAGCCCAGATATTTGTTGATGGTCTTGGCCTTGGCCGGCGATTCGACGACGACGACATCCATGTGGTGACGCAGTTCCCCTCACGCGCGGCGCTTTCCGCCGGCGTCTTTACAGCAAAACAGACCGTGACATGGCCGTGCTTGACGGTCCGGTCAAGGGTCTTGGCTCTTTTCTTGGAACTGGACCAAGAATACAACCGGAAATCGTATTCTGACAGATTGCAATTATAGATAAATTCACTAGGCTCTAATTCACGCATAAGTTGCTTGTTCGGTTTTATGCAATCGACATGTGAGCGACGGAGGAAGGCGCATGCGACAAGAGCCCAACCGGAGACGCACCGAAACGCTGGATTACATGCAGTCCATGCTTGGACAGCTTCGCACCATGGCCGAGGCCGAGCGCTGCGACATGCTGGCCTACCTGATCGAGATGGCCTATGTCGAGGTCAGCGACATTGTCCGTGGCGAGCGGCCGCTACGGGTCGGGGAAGAGAAGCGAGACCGCGCCTCCGGCGTGTCGTTCCAGACGCCCGGCAAGATCAAGTTCCAGTAGCACCGTCGCGAGCTGCGCCGGGTGAAGGCCCGTGTGGCGCAGGAGTTCGTCGCAATGCACCGGCGTGGGGCCGAGCGCCTCCAGCACGATGGCGCGCTCGCCCTCTGCTGGAGGCGGCACGGAAGCGAAGTCCTCCGTTTCCTCGATGGGCAGCATCGGCGGGAATCGGGTTGCGCCGTCCCACGCGCCCGACAGCGGCGTCAGCGCCTCGACCACGTCCTGCGCCTGCGTCACCAGCGTCGCGCCGTCCTTGATCAGGCCGTTGGTGCCGGCCGCGCGCGGGTCGAGCGGCGAGCCGGGCACGGCGAAGACGAGGCGTCCCATCTCGCCGGCCAGCCGCGCCGAGATCAGCGAGCCGGACCGCTGCGCCGCTTCCACGACGACGAGGCCGAGGCCGAGGCCCGCCACCAGCCGGTTGCGGCGCGGGAAGTCGCGGGCGCGCGGAACGTGACCGAAGGGCATTTCCGAGATCAGCACGCCCTCGGCCGCGATCCGCTCGGTGAGCGCGACGTTCTCGGGCGGGTAGGGGCGGTCGAGGCCGCCGGCGAGCACGGCGACGGTGCCGGTGGCGAGGCTCGCCTCGTGCGCCGCCGCGTCGATGCCGCGCGCGAGGCCGGAGACGACGACGAAGCCGGCCCTGCCGAGCCCGGCGGCCAGCATCCGCGCCATGCGCGTGCCGGCGGCCGACGCGTTGCGCGCGCCGACGATGGCCGCCGCCGGCGGCTGGAACAGCGCGGCGTCGCCCTTGACCGCGATCAGCGGCGGCGGCAGCTCCATGCACCGGAGCATCGGCGGGTAGTCCGGCTCGCCGATGGCGGCGAAGCGCGCGCCGAAGCGGCGGGCCGTCTCCATCTCCTGTTCCGCTTCCGCCTCGGAGGGGATGCGCGAGCGCCTGCGCGCCCCGCCGGCGAGCGCCAGCTCGGGCAAGACGGCAAGCGCCGCCTCGGCCGAGCCGAACCGGTTGATCAGGCCGCGAAACGAGGCGGGGCCGACATTCTCGGTGCGGATCAGGCGAAGCCAGTTCAGTCGCTGGCGGTCATTGAGCGTCGGGCCGGCGGGCGCCATCGCCGTCACCCCTTCCGGCCGATTTTCGATTCCGTGCCAGCGAGAAGACGGGAAATGTTCGCGTGATGCTTGACGACGACGATGATGCTCATCACGGCCAGCGCCGCCGCATGGAGGGGCAGGCCGAGGAAATGGAGCGCCAGCGGCGAGGCGACCGCCGCGACGAGCGCCGAGAGCGACGAGTAGCGCGTGAGGATGGCGACCGCGAGCCAGACGGCGGCGAAGACCAGCGCCGCCTGCCAGGCGAAGGCGGCGAGCACGCCGAGATAGGTGGCGACGCCCTTGCCGCCCCTGAAGCCGAGCCAGACCGGGAAGAGATGGCCGAGGAACGCGGCGAAACCGGCGGCGATGCCCGCCTCGACGCCCCAGCGCTGGGCGACGAGGACGGCGAGCGCGCCCTTCAGCGCATCGAGCAGCAGCGTCGCCGCCGCCAGCCCCTTGTTGCCGGTGCGCAGCACGTTGGTCGCGCCGATATTGCCGGAGCCGATCTTGCGCACGTCGCCGAGGCCGGCGGCGCGGGTCAGGAGCAGGCCGAACGGCACCGAGCCGAGGAGATAGCCGAAGGCGAGCGCGATCAGAATGGTCGTCGTCATGCGGCTTTCCCCTCCCGCGAGCCGGCCCTTAGAGCGGCGGACGCCCGGATAAATCCGGGCTGCCGCTCTATCCGTTTGTTTCAGCCGCATTTATGCGACGTCAAGTGATTCCACTTGACTGCAAAATGCTCTTAGGCTTCCAGCCTGTAGACTGTGCGGCCGGCGACGAGCGTTTGCAAGACCTTGCCTTGCAGGCGCGCGCCCTCGAAGCAGGTGTTCTTGGAGCGCGAGCGAATGTCCTCCTCGCGCACCACCCAGGGATGGTCGAGATCGACCACGATCATGTCGGCCGCCGCTCCGGGCGCGAGCGTGCCGCCCGGCAGGCCGTAGAGCCGCGCCGGCGCGGTCGACAGCGCATCGACGAGCCGCATCAGCGGCACCTCGCCATTGTGATGGAGGCGAAGCGCGGCCGAAAGCAGCGTCTCCAGCCCGATGGCGCCGGAAGCGGCGTCGGCGAAGGGCAGGCGCTTGGTGTCGACGTCCTGCGGGTCGTGCGAGGAGACGAGGATGTCGATGGTGCCGTCGCGCAGCGCCTCGACCATCGCCTGCCGGTCGTCCTCGCCGCGCAGCGGCGGCGACAGGCGGAAGAAGGTGCGGTATTCGCCGACATCGTTCTCGTTGAGCGTCAGGCTGGCGATGGCCGCGCCGGCGGTGACGTTGGCGCCGTCCGCCTTGGCGCGGGCAATGGCCGCGGCCGACATCGCGGCCGAGATCTTGGCGGCGTGGTAGCGGCCCTTGGTCAGCCGCGCCAGCATCAGGTCGCGTTCGAGCGGGATCGCCTCGGCCTCGCGCGGGATGCCCGGCAGGCCGAGCCAGCTCGCGTAAAGCCCCTCGTTCATCACGCCGGAGGAGGCGAGGTCCGGGTCCTGCGTCTCGTGGTCGATCACCGCGCCGAAGTCGCGGGCATAGGTCAGCGCGCGGCGCATGACGAGGCTGGAGGCGATGGTGTGCCGCCCCTCGGTGAAGGCGACCGCGCCGGCCTCGCGCAAGAGGCCGAACTCGGTCATCTCCCGGCCTTCGAGGCCTTTGGTGATCGCCGCCGCCGGGAAGATGTTGACGAGCGCCGTGTCGCGCGCCGTGCGCAGCACGAACTCGACCAGCGCCACGTCGTCAATCACCGGGTCGGTGTCCGGCATGGTGATGATCGAGGTGACGCCGCCGGCCGCAGCCGCTTCGCTGGCCGAGGCGATGGTCTCGCGATGCTCCGCGCCGGGCTCGCCGACATGGACGCGCGCGTCGACCAGCCCCGGCAGGATCGCCCGGCCGGCGCAGTCGATAATGTTCGCGCCCTCGGGAATGCCCTGATTGCGCACTGACGCGCCGGCGGCGCGGATCGTCCCGCCCTCGACGATGACGGTGCCGGTCTCGTCGAGATCGCGCGAGGGATCGACGATGCGGGCGTTCTGGAAGACGGTGACGCTCATGCCGCGTCTCCTTCCGCGCCGTCGCGGCGCGGGTCGAGCAGCGCCTCCATCACGGCCATGCGCACGGCCACCCCCATCTCCACCTGCTCCTGGATGACGCTCTGCGGGCCGTCGGCGATCGCCGAGGCGATCTCGACGCCGCGGTTCATCGGGCCGGGATGCATGACGAGCGCATCCTCCTTCGCCGCCTTCAGCTTTTCCGCGTCGAGGCCCCAGTAGCGGAAATATTCGCGCACAGAGGGCACGAAGGCCCCGGCCATGCGCTCGCGCTGCAGGCGCAGCATCATGACGACGTCGGCGCCCTTGAGCCCGTCCTCCATGCGGTTGAAGACCTCGACGCCCATCTGCGGGCCGATGCCGGAGGGCAGCAGCGTCGATGGCGCGACCACGCGCACCCGCGCGCCGAGCGCGTTGAGCAGGATGATGTTGGAGCGCGCGACGCGCGAATGCGAGACGTCGCCGCAGATCGCCACCGTCAGTCCGGCGATTGCCCCGCGGGCGC
The window above is part of the Aquamicrobium sp. genome. Proteins encoded here:
- a CDS encoding dihydroorotase yields the protein MSVTVFQNARIVDPSRDLDETGTVIVEGGTIRAAGASVRNQGIPEGANIIDCAGRAILPGLVDARVHVGEPGAEHRETIASASEAAAAGGVTSIITMPDTDPVIDDVALVEFVLRTARDTALVNIFPAAAITKGLEGREMTEFGLLREAGAVAFTEGRHTIASSLVMRRALTYARDFGAVIDHETQDPDLASSGVMNEGLYASWLGLPGIPREAEAIPLERDLMLARLTKGRYHAAKISAAMSAAAIARAKADGANVTAGAAIASLTLNENDVGEYRTFFRLSPPLRGEDDRQAMVEALRDGTIDILVSSHDPQDVDTKRLPFADAASGAIGLETLLSAALRLHHNGEVPLMRLVDALSTAPARLYGLPGGTLAPGAAADMIVVDLDHPWVVREEDIRSRSKNTCFEGARLQGKVLQTLVAGRTVYRLEA
- the plsY gene encoding glycerol-3-phosphate 1-O-acyltransferase PlsY codes for the protein MTTTILIALAFGYLLGSVPFGLLLTRAAGLGDVRKIGSGNIGATNVLRTGNKGLAAATLLLDALKGALAVLVAQRWGVEAGIAAGFAAFLGHLFPVWLGFRGGKGVATYLGVLAAFAWQAALVFAAVWLAVAILTRYSSLSALVAAVASPLALHFLGLPLHAAALAVMSIIVVVKHHANISRLLAGTESKIGRKG
- a CDS encoding aspartate carbamoyltransferase catalytic subunit, encoding MTARVPFPLYPHRHLLGINGLSPLDIELLLDRADAAVGLSRQKEKKSSSLRGRTQINLFYEASTRTQSSFELAGKRLGADVMNMAVASSSVKKGETLIDTAMTLNAMRPDILVIRHSSAGAAALLAQKVGCSVVNAGDGAHEHPTQALLDALTIRRARGAIAGLTVAICGDVSHSRVARSNIILLNALGARVRVVAPSTLLPSGIGPQMGVEVFNRMEDGLKGADVVMMLRLQRERMAGAFVPSVREYFRYWGLDAEKLKAAKEDALVMHPGPMNRGVEIASAIADGPQSVIQEQVEMGVAVRMAVMEALLDPRRDGAEGDAA
- the dprA gene encoding DNA-processing protein DprA; the encoded protein is MAPAGPTLNDRQRLNWLRLIRTENVGPASFRGLINRFGSAEAALAVLPELALAGGARRRSRIPSEAEAEQEMETARRFGARFAAIGEPDYPPMLRCMELPPPLIAVKGDAALFQPPAAAIVGARNASAAGTRMARMLAAGLGRAGFVVVSGLARGIDAAAHEASLATGTVAVLAGGLDRPYPPENVALTERIAAEGVLISEMPFGHVPRARDFPRRNRLVAGLGLGLVVVEAAQRSGSLISARLAGEMGRLVFAVPGSPLDPRAAGTNGLIKDGATLVTQAQDVVEALTPLSGAWDGATRFPPMLPIEETEDFASVPPPAEGERAIVLEALGPTPVHCDELLRHTGLHPAQLATVLLELDLAGRLERHAGGAVSLLFPDP